From Chromohalobacter canadensis, one genomic window encodes:
- a CDS encoding nucleotidyltransferase family protein: MPCKRVVAVIMAAGSSRRFGEQDKRRALLAGGETLLNASFAHAAEAFTHCRVVLRDTETPAHFGLDEHAPVIGVAHAERGLGTSLAEAFATLAGDPSLADVQAAAILLGDMPAIRADTLRRLQHAADVAHIIRPRHAGRPGHPVLFGRDFWPALTRLEGDSGARRLIHQHPACYREVEVDDPGILLDIDTPSDLQHLAAPADGGARR; this comes from the coding sequence ATGCCCTGTAAGCGCGTGGTCGCCGTGATCATGGCCGCCGGAAGCTCGCGGCGTTTCGGAGAGCAGGACAAGCGCCGCGCCCTGCTCGCAGGGGGCGAGACGCTGCTGAACGCTTCCTTCGCGCATGCGGCCGAGGCCTTCACTCACTGTCGCGTGGTGCTGCGCGACACCGAGACGCCAGCGCATTTCGGCCTGGACGAGCACGCGCCCGTGATAGGTGTCGCACACGCCGAGCGCGGGCTGGGCACCAGCCTGGCCGAGGCCTTCGCGACGCTCGCAGGGGATCCGTCACTCGCCGACGTTCAGGCAGCCGCAATACTGCTCGGCGACATGCCCGCCATTCGCGCCGACACGCTGCGCCGCTTGCAGCACGCCGCCGATGTCGCACACATAATTCGCCCCCGGCATGCCGGCCGTCCCGGCCACCCGGTACTGTTCGGACGCGATTTCTGGCCGGCTCTCACGCGCCTGGAAGGGGATAGCGGGGCGCGGCGGCTTATCCACCAGCACCCCGCATGCTACCGGGAAGTAGAGGTCGATGATCCCGGCATCCTGCTGGACATCGATACACCCTCGGACCTGCAACACCTCGCAGCGCCAGCTGACGGCGGCGCGAGGCGCTGA
- a CDS encoding XdhC family protein gives MQHLDLQVIERALDWARDGETVWLCTVLATFGSSPREPGSLFVARGDGRHAGSLSGGCIEEDFLERLTRGAFEMPVTTLRYGDGHADGPAVTLPCDGILDVLIERLPATPASLAHLEAVHDVLRGQHQAVREVDLATGAAMLVEDDDNGPRVTCDAHHARVRLGPVARLIVAGMSPVALACAEFARSMGFEVIVCDPREEAWEDVALPGIRTRRELPSAFIASGASHAATAIVALTHDPRLDDLTMIEAVRTPAFYIGVMGSRRTSTARAERLARTGGLSEEDIERLHMPIGLALGSKTPAEIALAVMADIVRVRRGKARDAL, from the coding sequence ATGCAACACTTGGATTTGCAGGTCATCGAGCGAGCGCTTGATTGGGCCCGCGACGGTGAAACGGTCTGGCTGTGCACGGTGTTGGCGACGTTCGGCTCGTCGCCCCGTGAGCCGGGCTCGCTATTCGTCGCGCGCGGGGACGGCCGCCATGCAGGTTCCTTGTCGGGCGGCTGCATCGAGGAGGATTTCCTCGAACGCCTGACGCGGGGCGCCTTCGAGATGCCGGTCACCACGCTACGCTACGGCGATGGGCATGCCGACGGGCCGGCAGTGACGCTGCCCTGCGATGGCATTCTCGATGTCCTGATCGAGCGCCTGCCGGCGACACCAGCATCGCTGGCCCATCTAGAGGCCGTGCATGACGTGCTGCGCGGCCAGCATCAGGCCGTCCGCGAGGTCGATCTCGCCACGGGCGCGGCGATGCTCGTCGAGGACGACGACAATGGACCCAGGGTAACGTGCGATGCGCATCATGCCCGGGTGCGTCTCGGTCCGGTGGCGCGCTTGATCGTGGCCGGCATGTCGCCGGTAGCGCTCGCCTGCGCCGAATTCGCACGCTCGATGGGGTTCGAGGTCATCGTCTGCGATCCGCGCGAAGAGGCATGGGAAGACGTGGCGCTTCCCGGGATACGCACGCGACGCGAGCTGCCCAGCGCCTTCATTGCCTCGGGCGCGAGCCACGCAGCCACGGCCATCGTCGCCTTGACCCATGACCCACGCCTGGATGATCTGACAATGATCGAGGCCGTGCGAACGCCGGCGTTCTACATCGGGGTCATGGGCTCGCGACGCACCTCGACGGCCCGTGCCGAACGGCTGGCACGCACCGGCGGACTCAGCGAGGAAGATATCGAACGTCTGCACATGCCCATCGGCCTGGCACTCGGGAGCAAGACACCCGCCGAAATCGCGCTGGCGGTCATGGCCGATATCGTGCGCGTGCGACGCGGCAAGGCACGCGATGCCCTGTAA
- a CDS encoding ABC transporter ATP-binding protein has translation MSSAPAPLSTPEATPASPETAVAERSAVADSLVAEPPSADSRYLRLQGLSKRFGATSVFEGIEADIARGEFVTLLGPSGCGKSTLLRAIAGLTAVDAGHVEVDGETITHLPPQKRGIGMVFQHYALFPNMTVFDNVAFGLRMHKVPSAERQQRVDETLSLVELETHAHKHPHQLSGGQRQRVALARSLVLEPRILLMDEPLSALDARIRQHLREQLRNIQQQLGLTTLFVTHDQEEALMMSDRIFLMGKGNILQQGDGEALYTRPASQEVAGFMGAYNCLDAQQASSLLGYEADAAQVVFRPEALYLKSTMDEINDPTTPSHLGPGCGGVIVQRRLLGNVIRYRVECQGFSLHVDALNRGARYLLPEGANVMVHADLEEARIL, from the coding sequence ATGAGTTCCGCTCCTGCTCCCCTTTCCACGCCCGAGGCAACGCCCGCTTCACCTGAAACGGCCGTGGCCGAGCGTTCCGCCGTTGCCGACAGCCTCGTGGCCGAGCCCCCTTCCGCCGATTCGCGCTACCTGCGCCTGCAGGGACTCTCCAAGCGCTTCGGTGCGACATCGGTCTTCGAAGGGATCGAGGCCGACATCGCGCGTGGCGAGTTCGTCACGCTGCTCGGCCCCTCGGGCTGCGGTAAGTCCACATTGCTGCGCGCGATCGCCGGACTGACGGCGGTCGATGCCGGTCACGTCGAAGTAGATGGCGAAACCATCACCCATCTACCGCCGCAGAAACGCGGCATCGGCATGGTATTTCAGCACTATGCCTTGTTCCCCAACATGACGGTCTTCGACAACGTCGCCTTCGGCCTGCGCATGCACAAGGTGCCGAGCGCCGAGCGCCAACAGCGGGTCGATGAAACGCTGTCGCTGGTGGAACTCGAGACGCACGCACACAAGCATCCGCATCAACTGTCGGGTGGACAGCGGCAGCGCGTGGCGCTGGCACGTTCGCTGGTCCTCGAGCCCCGCATTCTGCTGATGGATGAGCCGCTGTCGGCACTGGATGCGCGCATCCGCCAGCACCTGCGCGAGCAGCTTCGCAATATTCAGCAACAGCTGGGACTCACCACGCTGTTCGTGACCCACGATCAGGAAGAGGCGCTGATGATGTCGGACCGCATCTTCCTGATGGGCAAGGGAAACATCCTGCAACAAGGCGACGGAGAAGCACTCTACACACGCCCTGCGAGCCAAGAAGTGGCCGGTTTCATGGGCGCCTACAACTGCCTCGATGCACAGCAAGCGTCGTCACTGCTGGGCTATGAAGCGGACGCCGCCCAGGTCGTCTTTCGACCGGAGGCGCTCTACTTGAAAAGTACGATGGACGAGATCAACGACCCGACGACGCCTTCTCATCTCGGCCCCGGCTGTGGCGGTGTCATCGTTCAGCGTCGATTGCTTGGCAACGTGATTCGCTACCGTGTGGAATGCCAAGGGTTCTCATTGCATGTCGATGCGCTCAATCGCGGCGCACGTTATCTGTTACCGGAAGGCGCCAATGTCATGGTGCATGCCGATCTCGAGGAAGCCCGAATCCTGTAA
- a CDS encoding ABC transporter permease, giving the protein MVAGALVLSLVLILPVAFLAHTRYPRLDRWMNVLILAPFAVPPVVSSVGLLQLYAGGPLPLVGTPWILMLTYVSIALPFMYRSLINSLRSFEANELMEAAQLLGASPLTAFFNVILPNMRLGIRIAIFLSFSFLIGEFVFANMLVGTRFETLQIYLFNVRRESGHFTSALVITLFVFILILTWLGNGRGEITAPEAGDT; this is encoded by the coding sequence GTGGTGGCCGGCGCGCTGGTGCTATCGCTGGTGCTGATCTTGCCCGTGGCGTTTCTGGCACATACCCGCTATCCGCGGCTGGATCGCTGGATGAACGTGCTGATACTCGCACCATTCGCCGTACCGCCAGTGGTCTCCTCGGTGGGTCTGCTGCAGCTCTATGCCGGCGGACCACTGCCGCTGGTGGGCACGCCGTGGATCCTGATGCTGACCTATGTCTCGATTGCGCTACCGTTCATGTACCGCTCGTTGATCAACAGTCTGAGAAGCTTCGAGGCAAACGAGTTGATGGAAGCCGCACAGTTGCTGGGGGCCAGCCCACTGACGGCGTTCTTCAACGTCATCCTGCCCAATATGCGTCTAGGCATTCGCATCGCGATCTTCCTGTCGTTCTCATTTCTGATCGGCGAGTTCGTGTTCGCCAACATGCTGGTCGGTACACGCTTCGAAACGCTGCAGATCTATCTGTTCAACGTGCGTCGTGAAAGCGGGCACTTCACCAGCGCGCTGGTCATCACTTTGTTCGTGTTCATCCTGATTCTCACCTGGCTGGGCAACGGCCGGGGAGAAATCACCGCTCCGGAGGCTGGCGACACATGA
- a CDS encoding ABC transporter permease, with protein MTARRFISPAILCMVPFFVVFAAFQLAPLVFVAINAFRVGDGWGLAHFQEIIASAFYRQAMWRTLEIAIVSSLAGIVIAVLTCYSLTRLGGRWRRLLIAFTNMASNFAGVPLAFAFIILLGANGALTLALQRVGLFEDFSLYSRSGLMIIYTWFQVPLGVLLLLPAFGTLRAEWRESASLLGARRHDYWRYIGLPVLWPSIAGTLTILLANAVGTYATVFALVGNNYNLMTIRIANLVAGDLFLQPELASALSLLLVGLLATITLIQQRLLRRSHHVTDH; from the coding sequence ATGACCGCGCGACGGTTCATCTCGCCGGCCATCCTGTGCATGGTGCCGTTTTTCGTCGTGTTCGCCGCGTTTCAGCTGGCGCCGCTGGTGTTCGTGGCGATCAACGCCTTTCGCGTCGGCGACGGCTGGGGCCTGGCGCATTTTCAGGAAATCATCGCCTCGGCGTTCTACCGCCAGGCAATGTGGCGCACGCTTGAAATCGCCATCGTTTCGAGCCTCGCGGGCATCGTGATCGCCGTGCTCACCTGCTACAGCCTGACCCGCCTCGGGGGACGCTGGCGCCGCCTGCTGATCGCGTTTACCAACATGGCCAGCAACTTCGCCGGTGTGCCACTGGCGTTCGCCTTCATCATCCTGCTGGGTGCCAACGGCGCGCTGACGCTGGCATTACAACGTGTCGGGCTGTTCGAGGATTTCTCCCTCTACTCCCGCTCCGGCCTGATGATCATCTACACCTGGTTTCAGGTGCCGCTGGGGGTGTTGCTGTTATTGCCCGCCTTCGGCACGTTGCGTGCGGAGTGGCGCGAGTCGGCCAGCCTTCTAGGTGCCAGGCGCCACGACTACTGGCGTTACATCGGCCTCCCAGTGCTCTGGCCAAGCATCGCGGGCACGCTGACCATTCTGCTGGCCAACGCCGTGGGCACCTACGCTACGGTTTTTGCACTGGTCGGCAACAACTACAACCTGATGACCATTCGCATCGCCAACCTTGTCGCGGGCGACCTCTTCCTGCAGCCGGAGCTTGCCAGTGCTCTTTCGCTGCTGCTGGTCGGGCTGCTAGCAACGATCACACTGATTCAACAGCGCCTGCTACGCCGGAGCCATCATGTCACTGATCACTGA
- a CDS encoding alkaline phosphatase family protein has protein sequence MSQRIILVVLDGLNHAVGHHAMGYLNALCEAGRATYHSLDCELPAMSRPLYECLLTGRRPVDSGVVHNEVVRRSHEVSLFDLAVGQGRRTAAAAYHWVSELYLEAPFDRTRHRFHQNEKSAIQAGLFYWRDHYPDDHLFSDAEMMRQLQGPDFLLVHSMNIDDSGHRHGADSAQYRNAARHADVALADYLPRWREAGYQIVVTADHGMNADRSHSGTLPEERHVPLWTLGEGFTNQRLDGLRQTELCGTLATLMGLKHTKAYHEALLAPEILERPDVQTAHIAPHDHEGIEQ, from the coding sequence ATGTCCCAACGCATCATCTTGGTCGTTCTCGACGGCCTTAACCATGCCGTCGGCCACCACGCCATGGGGTATCTCAATGCGCTGTGCGAAGCCGGCCGCGCCACCTATCACTCGCTAGACTGCGAGCTGCCCGCCATGTCGCGGCCACTCTACGAATGTTTGCTGACCGGACGTCGTCCGGTAGATTCCGGCGTGGTCCATAACGAGGTCGTGCGCCGCTCTCACGAAGTCAGCCTATTCGATCTTGCCGTCGGACAGGGCCGAAGAACCGCAGCGGCAGCCTATCACTGGGTCAGTGAGCTGTATCTCGAGGCGCCGTTCGATCGCACACGTCACCGCTTTCACCAAAACGAGAAGAGTGCCATTCAGGCCGGGCTTTTCTACTGGCGCGATCATTATCCCGACGATCACCTGTTCAGCGATGCCGAGATGATGCGTCAACTGCAGGGCCCGGACTTCCTGCTGGTCCACAGCATGAACATCGACGATTCCGGCCATCGCCACGGTGCGGATTCAGCGCAATATCGCAACGCGGCCCGTCACGCCGACGTGGCACTTGCCGATTACCTGCCACGCTGGCGGGAGGCCGGCTACCAGATCGTGGTCACCGCCGACCACGGCATGAATGCCGACCGCTCGCACTCGGGCACACTGCCCGAAGAGCGCCATGTTCCGCTGTGGACGCTGGGTGAGGGATTTACCAATCAGCGCCTCGACGGCCTGCGCCAGACCGAACTCTGCGGCACGCTCGCCACGCTGATGGGGCTCAAGCATACCAAGGCGTACCATGAGGCATTGCTTGCCCCTGAGATACTCGAACGCCCTGACGTACAGACAGCGCATATCGCACCGCACGATCATGAGGGCATCGAGCAATGA
- a CDS encoding ABC transporter substrate-binding protein yields MKSPRFPLASLPLAVLASLALFTGTANAAQPNMDDLIAAAQQEGRVDSLGMPDSWANWKDTWADLKEEYGLEHSDTDMSSAEEIAKFRAEGENASADIGDVGIAFGPIAVEQGVTQPYKPSHWDQIPDWAKDEDGHWALAYTGTIAMIINKDLVPEDERPHAFADLLEGDYSVAVGPVGSGAQNNAAVLAAAYARGGDESDLQPGLELFGDLAEQGRLSLTDLTIAALEKGEIEVGLLWDFNALNYRDQIDRDRFEVSIPSDASVVSGYTTIINKYAPHPDAAKLAREYIFSDAGQANLAKGYARPIRAEHLDFDDATAAKLLPDSEYANARPIEDFEAWEQTSRQLPQLWQSEVLTRQH; encoded by the coding sequence TTGAAATCGCCCCGTTTCCCACTCGCTAGCCTGCCGCTGGCCGTGCTTGCCAGTCTTGCGCTGTTTACCGGTACCGCCAACGCAGCACAGCCCAACATGGATGACTTGATCGCGGCCGCCCAGCAGGAAGGTCGCGTCGACAGCCTCGGCATGCCCGATAGCTGGGCCAATTGGAAAGATACCTGGGCCGACCTGAAAGAAGAGTATGGCCTGGAACATTCCGACACCGACATGAGTTCCGCCGAGGAAATCGCCAAGTTCCGTGCTGAAGGCGAGAACGCCAGCGCCGACATCGGCGATGTGGGCATTGCCTTCGGGCCGATTGCCGTCGAGCAGGGTGTGACCCAGCCGTACAAGCCGTCCCACTGGGACCAGATTCCCGACTGGGCGAAAGACGAAGACGGCCACTGGGCGCTCGCCTACACCGGTACCATCGCCATGATCATCAACAAGGATCTAGTGCCCGAAGACGAGCGCCCCCACGCGTTCGCCGACCTGCTCGAGGGTGACTACAGCGTTGCTGTCGGCCCGGTGGGCTCCGGTGCGCAGAACAACGCCGCCGTACTGGCCGCCGCTTACGCACGCGGTGGCGACGAGAGCGATTTGCAACCCGGTCTGGAGCTCTTCGGCGACCTAGCCGAACAGGGCCGACTGTCGCTGACTGATCTGACCATCGCCGCACTGGAGAAAGGCGAGATCGAAGTCGGCCTGCTATGGGACTTCAACGCCCTGAACTATCGCGACCAGATCGACCGCGACCGGTTCGAGGTGTCGATCCCGTCGGATGCCTCGGTCGTCTCCGGCTATACCACGATCATCAACAAGTACGCACCGCATCCGGACGCCGCCAAGCTGGCCCGCGAATACATCTTCTCCGATGCCGGTCAGGCCAATCTGGCCAAGGGCTATGCGCGACCGATCCGGGCCGAACACCTCGACTTTGATGACGCCACCGCCGCCAAGCTGCTGCCCGACAGTGAGTACGCCAATGCGCGCCCCATCGAAGATTTCGAGGCCTGGGAGCAGACGTCGCGCCAACTGCCGCAGCTCTGGCAGTCCGAAGTCCTCACGCGTCAGCACTGA
- a CDS encoding UTRA domain-containing protein → MSAPRTQPIALECHHSTPGSVSTPTWHRLRDALLALIDSLGNNRKRPCRLPAEREMIARFSTTRITLRDALTQLEGEGRIYRENRRGWFIAPSRLHYDLLAGLAFHDMVESQQRQASTLLLSASTVPAPLHIARRLWLSEGSAVQRIVRVRAIDGRRVLYVEHHLRPDCFPGILDFDLAQHSLTALYRHEYAIRIARVDYELGSTIFGGPAGEALHATPGTAAQRITRINRDQNGRVVDCDDEYWRHDAIELALSAVPRGG, encoded by the coding sequence ATGTCTGCACCCCGTACCCAGCCAATCGCCCTCGAATGTCACCACAGCACTCCCGGCAGCGTCTCGACGCCGACCTGGCATCGTCTGCGCGACGCCCTGCTCGCCCTGATCGACTCACTGGGTAATAACCGCAAACGGCCGTGCAGGTTACCCGCCGAACGAGAAATGATTGCGCGGTTCTCGACGACCCGAATCACGCTGCGCGACGCGTTGACTCAATTGGAAGGCGAAGGACGAATCTATCGCGAAAATCGGCGCGGCTGGTTTATCGCACCATCGCGGCTTCACTACGATCTGCTGGCGGGGTTGGCCTTTCACGACATGGTCGAATCGCAGCAGCGCCAGGCCAGCACGCTGCTGCTCTCGGCGAGTACGGTGCCTGCCCCACTGCACATCGCACGTCGGTTGTGGCTGAGTGAAGGCAGTGCGGTGCAGCGCATCGTGCGGGTGAGGGCCATCGATGGTCGCCGGGTGCTTTACGTCGAGCATCATCTGCGCCCTGACTGCTTTCCCGGCATTCTGGATTTCGATCTGGCGCAGCACTCACTGACCGCACTCTATCGTCACGAATACGCGATTCGCATTGCGCGAGTCGATTACGAACTGGGCTCCACGATCTTCGGAGGTCCGGCGGGAGAGGCGCTGCATGCGACGCCGGGCACGGCGGCCCAGCGGATCACGCGAATCAACCGCGACCAGAACGGGCGCGTGGTCGACTGCGACGACGAATACTGGCGCCATGATGCGATCGAGCTCGCACTGAGCGCTGTTCCGCGCGGCGGCTAG
- a CDS encoding ABC transporter permease — MDFSWLSDPFYQKALWTGFVNTLWLVAVSAVCGFALAVVFAVTRLRGPRPLAMLVTGLTTVVRGTPLLVQLFFFYDGVGRLLPEIPGVQESLIWPLLRDPFFYGALTFTLSVGAYTGEVLRGALLSVPEGELAAGRAFGLNRWQILYRLWLPRAIQMCLPTLTGELVLLLKSVPLVSTIALMDLLKAANMVRDETFLVYEPLLLIAGIYLALTLVLTSVMRLIEHRFPGARPAAPKRRRLLPG; from the coding sequence ATGGACTTTTCCTGGCTGAGCGATCCGTTCTATCAAAAGGCCCTGTGGACCGGCTTCGTCAACACCCTGTGGCTGGTCGCCGTGTCGGCCGTCTGCGGTTTCGCGCTGGCGGTGGTGTTCGCTGTGACCCGCCTGCGCGGCCCCCGCCCGCTGGCGATGCTGGTCACCGGCCTGACCACGGTGGTACGCGGCACGCCCTTGCTCGTGCAATTGTTCTTTTTCTACGACGGGGTCGGGCGCCTGCTGCCGGAAATTCCCGGCGTGCAGGAAAGCCTGATCTGGCCGTTGCTGCGGGACCCGTTCTTCTATGGCGCGCTGACATTTACGCTGAGCGTCGGCGCCTACACGGGCGAAGTTCTGCGCGGCGCGCTATTGAGCGTACCCGAGGGTGAACTGGCCGCAGGGCGCGCCTTCGGCCTGAACCGTTGGCAGATTCTCTACCGGCTGTGGCTGCCGCGCGCCATCCAGATGTGCTTGCCCACGCTGACCGGTGAGCTGGTCCTGCTGCTCAAGTCGGTGCCGCTGGTCTCGACCATCGCGCTGATGGACCTGCTCAAGGCCGCTAACATGGTGCGCGACGAAACCTTTCTGGTCTACGAACCGCTTTTACTCATCGCCGGCATCTACCTGGCCCTGACCCTGGTACTCACCAGCGTGATGCGCCTCATAGAGCATCGCTTCCCCGGCGCTCGCCCCGCCGCTCCCAAACGCCGACGCCTGCTGCCCGGCTAG
- a CDS encoding ABC transporter permease, giving the protein MPSDHSDGLLEWLGPILQGALVTLEIALLAYAIGLGLGLIGATARLSPWRPLRALGTAYSTLVRAIPELLLIILLYYAGSQALNALLAEFGGDTHIEISGFVTAVGVLAFVQGAYMTEVFRGAIQAIPKGQLEAADAYGFSRLTRFYRIVLPGMLPNALPGMSNLWLILVKDTALISVIGFEELFFTAQQAAASTRDYALFYALAGALYLVMTLGSNALFARAERYVRRGQPST; this is encoded by the coding sequence ATGCCAAGCGATCATAGCGATGGCCTGCTGGAATGGCTCGGCCCGATCCTGCAAGGCGCTCTGGTAACCCTGGAAATCGCCTTGCTGGCTTATGCCATCGGGCTCGGCCTCGGGCTCATTGGCGCCACCGCGCGACTCAGCCCCTGGCGCCCTCTGCGCGCCCTGGGCACGGCGTATTCCACGCTGGTCCGCGCCATTCCCGAATTACTGTTGATCATCCTGCTGTATTACGCCGGCAGCCAGGCGCTCAACGCCTTGCTCGCCGAATTCGGCGGCGATACGCACATCGAGATTAGCGGCTTCGTCACCGCCGTGGGTGTGCTCGCCTTCGTGCAGGGCGCCTACATGACCGAAGTATTCCGTGGTGCCATCCAGGCAATCCCCAAAGGGCAGCTGGAAGCCGCCGATGCCTATGGCTTTTCGCGCCTAACACGTTTTTACCGCATCGTGCTCCCTGGCATGCTGCCCAACGCCCTGCCCGGGATGTCCAACCTGTGGCTGATCCTGGTCAAGGACACCGCGTTGATCAGCGTGATCGGCTTCGAAGAATTGTTCTTCACCGCTCAGCAGGCGGCCGCCAGCACACGCGACTATGCCCTGTTCTACGCGCTCGCCGGGGCGCTGTACCTGGTCATGACGCTGGGTTCCAACGCCTTGTTCGCCCGCGCGGAGCGTTACGTCCGCCGCGGCCAACCCAGCACCTAG